Below is a window of Undibacterium sp. YM2 DNA.
CGAAGGTTTGCTGGGCATTTCTGCCGTCATGGGCGAACGTGCCCTGGGTACGGCCATGGTGCAATGTGCTGGTGACGCCTATAAACTTAAAGCCTCAGTATTGAAAGAGGCTTATGCTAGGGGCGGAAAGTTGCAGCAGATACTGATGCGTTATACCCAGGCCCTGTTTGCCCAGATGGCGCAAAATTCTGTCTGTGGCCGCCATTATTCGATAGACCAGCAATTATCACGCTGGTTGCTCGACAGGCTGGACCGCCTGCATTGCAATGAAATCAAAGTCACGCAGGAGATGATCGCCAATATGCTCGGTGTACGTCGCGAAAGCGTGACAGAGGCCGCCGGTAAATTGCAGCACGAAGGCCTGATCCAGTACAAGCGAGGCAATATCACCATGCTCGACCGTGAAGGCCTGGAAATGCATGCCGGTGAATGTTATCGCGTCTCCAAACAAGAGTTTGACCAGATACTCTCCACCGCCATGGCACGCTAATGTAATGGATGCACAGGTTTATCAGCCTGATTGATCTGGCCAGGCTGTTCAGGAAAAATCAAGATCCCGTTGCGCAGGCAACGGGATTTTTTTTATGCCTTGAATGGAATAAATGCCTCGACCACGGTGCCAATATTTTTCTCACCAGGTTTGACAGAGAAACTGCCGCCCAACAGCAGGGCACGTTCGCGCATGCCCAGGATGCCATGCGATTTTGGCTTGGTGAAGGCTTCTTTCTGTATGCCTATGCCATTGTCCAGAACCTGCAGCCACAAACCTTTGTCGGTACGTTTCAGGCTGATCTTGACCTCGGTAGCCTGCGCATACTTGATGACGTTGTTCAGCGATTCCTGGGTAATGCGGAACAAGGCTATTGACCAGGCAGGGTCTATGGTGTCGAAGTCTTCTGTAATATCGGTTACATAAGACAAACCGGCCATTGCCGTCGCCTCTTCGCAATAGTGCTGTATGGATGCAGACAGTCCAAGGTTGTCGAGCATGCTGGGGCGCAAATCTTCTATGATGCGTCGCTTCAAATCCACCGTGTCGAGCAGGGCGCGCTTGGTTCTTTGCAATTGCCTGGCCAGTTCTGGTTCCTTGTCCTTGAGCTTTTCTGTAACGACCGAGATATCCATGCTGATCGCCGTCAGGTTTGACCCCATCTCATCATGCAATTCCCTGGCGAGTTTGGCTTTTTCCTTTTCCGATACGTTCAGCAAATGATGTGACAGTACAGATAATTGTTCTGTGCGTTTTAATACTGTGCTCTCGAGATTGTCGTTGGCTATCTTCAAGGCATTTTCTATGCCGCGCTGCTTGTAAAAACTGCGGTAGATCAGGCGGTAAAACAGGATCAGCACCAGCAGGGCTATGCTATTGGTCGCCGTACCAAAAAACAGGGCATCCTTGTAGTCCTTGTAAAACTTTTGACGCCTGCTTGCCAGCACCTCGTTTTCCTCTTTCTCCATGATGATATCGAGCAGGCGGATTTCATCCATGACATCCCTGCCATCACCTACCTTGGATATCTCGACGATGCCCGTCAGGCCAAATTCTCTATAGGTGGACATGGCAGATTCAAAGATCTTGGTTTTGCTGTTATACAGCCTGCGCAGTTCTGCCAGGTTCTTGATCTGTGCCGGATTATCTTGCAACAGTCTTTCGAGTTCCTTGAAATCACTTTCCAGTTTGGTCCTGGCGATTTCCCATGGGCGCAAATAAACCTCGTTGCCGGACATGAAATAACCACGCAAACTGCTTTCAGAATCCATGATGAGTAAATTGATATTCTTGAGCTTGTCTTTGACACTCCAGTTATGTTCTACCCAGTCATTATTGAACTTGAGTTTTTCCATGTTCTGGTAAGCTGAATAGGCATTGCCGATCAGGACGAAGAGACAGGTCACGAACAGGAAAGTGATGTACAGCGGTATCGAAGTCGATGCGTTTTTTTTCATGAAGATTCCCTCAAATAGCAGCTGCAAGTGTCACGTGATTGTGGAAGAAAATCAGAATCTGTCATACAGACTCTCATTGCAGGCAGTATTGTGAGCCCTGGTTTTTCATCACTTGCGGTCCATGAAAAACAATACCTGAATTGATAAATTATGTGTCATAAATTTTAAGGAAATCTTGTTAGCCCCAGAAATTTGACAAGGTAGGTTTATTCCTACAAGCAATTCCGCTAAAGCTTATTGCTAATCAAGCTTAGTCTCCTTAAAATGAATTCCATTGGGCCTTTTGATGTGCAGTGGTCTTATCGATGCGAATTTCTATTACGGTTTATTGATGCGGGTTATTAATGCAGGTTGTCAATGTGGGTTTGCGGGTAAACAAGACGAGTTTCAGTTCGTAAGAGTTTGGAACAAAATGGACGACAAAAAAAAATTAAAAGTGTTTTTAATCGAAGACGCGCAAAGAATTCGCTCAGTGCTGATTGAAGTATTGCAGCAGGCAGAAAATATAGAAGTCATCGGTTTCGCAGAAAGTGAACAAGAGGCTTTGTATCAATTGCGCTCTATCGAGTGGGATGTCGCCATCGTCGATATAGGTTTGCGTGAAGGCAGTGGCCTGGCTGTACTGTCTGGCTTGAAAAGTGATGGGCGTCAGTATGGATCGAGGCTGGTATTTACCAGTAATCCCAGCAATGCTTTGAAAACCCGCACCATGTCGCTGGGTGCCGAGGCCTTTTTTGACAAGTCCCGTGAAATGGACAGCCTGGTTGGTCACATCCAGGCCCTGGCTCATTAAGCTGCGTTTGCTGCACCCTGGCAGTTTTCCCTTCTCCCCCTTTGTTCCCGCTGTTCTGTTCGCTTATTCCAGCAAGTTATTCTTCATTGCGTAATATGTCAGGTCACAATTTGACTGCAGATTCATTTTTTCCATGACGCGCGTGCGATAAGTGCTGATGGTTTTTACGCTCAGCGACAATGTCAGTGCAATGTCAGACACAGACTCGCCCTTGGCCAGCCTTAAGAATACCTGGAACTCACGGTCCGACAAATCGGTGTGCAAGGCAGTTTCTGCATCATGGTCAAAACCCTGGGCCAGAATTTCACCCACATCTGCGCTGACATAACGGCGCCCGGTAGAAACCGTCCTGACAGCCTTGATGAGCTCGTCGGCATCACATTCCTTGTTCAGATAACCGTTGGCTCCCATTTTCAGGAGATTCACCGCATATTGCTGTGCCGGGTAGCCGCTTAAAATCAGGATAGGCAAGTCTGGCTGCCCTTGCTTGATGGTACGCAAGGTATCGATGCCACTCTGGTCTGGCATGCTGATATCGAGCAGCATGACATCGCAAGCTTCTTTTCTGGCGATTTCCAGCGCTTCACGGCCAGTCGTTGCCTCGGCCACGACTTCAAAGTCGCTGACCTCAGAAAAGATCTGCTTGAAACCGGCCCGTACAATTTGATGGTCGTCACAGACTGCAATACGTATCATTTTCTTCCTTCAAATTTGGGAATGCGGGAATGTAGCCCATTAGTTTCAATCAGGCATCAAAACTACGATCAAAATAAAACAGCGAGTCAGATTTTAATGCTCACCGCATGTCGTTTTGCCAGGGCATGTCCGCCTTGTGTCTCTTGCCTCTGTGTATAGCATAGCACTTCGACAGAATATTGGTAAATCATCGTCAAAGTTCATTGCCGGGTGCCGTTTTGCTTGCGGTGGTAAGGGTATAGGCCATGCAGGCTAGTGCCAGCAACTGGATGAATGCCCGTCAAGGAATTTATGTCCCGTCTGCAATAAAGCAGCAAGACTGGTCTTGCTGCTTCTGAAAGGGGGATAAGGCCTGTTTGTATTCAGCTACTGCTGCGGCAGTAGCTGGGGGCGCTGGCAAGTATTGCTGGCTTGATGGCCCCAGGCTTTTCAGCGTGTCTGGCGACGGAACAAGACACCGAGCGCCACCACCGTTGCCACTGCAACACCGAGCATCGTCATCGGTTGTTTCCTGACCTGGACGCGGCAAGTGTCCAGCAATTTTACCTGGCTCGTGTACAGTTTTTCGCTATGCTCGCCGAGTTTTGTCACTGCCTGGCTGGCACCCGAAGCCAGCTTGCTGGCTGCCTGTTCTTTGATGACGTTCAGTTTTTCAGCGACCGGTTTGACTGCTTCGGCAGTTTTCTCCTGCACCTGTTCTGCCTGCGTGGGTGGATTGTCGCTGGTAGGGAAAGGAATAGCAGGGTGGTTGATGTTGTCGGCCACGGCATCATTAGCCGGGATAACAGTATTATTTGCAGTGATGGGATTGCTAGGCATGATTACTCCTTTTTCTGGATCAGATCCAATTCACATCATGAGAGGGAACAAGGAAGCGTTCCCTCGTGATTATTGAGCACCATTGCCATTGTCCGTTGCCGGGCGGCTGGCTTTTGGGGGCAAGTTGCCACCTTCACCTTCCCAGGTGCTGATTTCGGTTTTGTGCAGCTTCTTGGCAGCGTGTTTTTCGTGGTATCTCTTTTTACCGAATGCGGTCATCAACGCCCAACTGGCAAGACCGGCAACGATGAAGATGTGTTTTGTGGCTATCATATATTTCTCCTGGTTATGCTCATTTGCTTCATTTGCTTCGTTTTGTTTACGATAATCCGGGTTCAGGACCGTGAAATCGAAGTAAGGCTGTTCTGCTGACGCTTGACGCATTGTCTGATCACCTTTTGTGCATCGCTGATCGCGATCTGGCATCTGGCATTGGTCATCTTCTGATAGCCGCTGGCAAGCATTTGCTGCCTGCCAAGCAAGCGCCCGACACCCACGCCTATTGCACCCTGCAAGAAAAATATTCCACATTTAAATAGACATATGTTCATTGCGATTTCTCCGGAAAATTGGTGAATCCTGATCTATGCGTTAAGTTGGTGGACTGTAATAGTGGTAGTTCTTACCCCCGCCAGCCCTTGCCAACATCTGGCTGTAAGCGTTATCGACTTGCAATGCATACTAGCATCGGCCCCTGTACACCCATATAGGACGCGGACGCCAGGCTTTGTAGGAATAGATGAAGTAAGCAGGCATGCGCCGCAGAAAATGCCGGTCCAGGACAGGAGTGACATGGTGGACGAAATGTCAGTCTTACTGAATCAAAAAGCCCCAGGTTCTTGCGCTCCTACATGCCTGCAAGCCCACGTCCGATACTGCTAATTGTCCCCGGGTTTTAGTATGTGCTTATGTCAGCGGGAGATATAAGCCCCTGGCGAAATTCCTGTCATGTCAGTATTTATGATGACAGGCAAGTTGTCGGCAAGCTGTTCTGTCTGTCTGCGTTCTCCGCATATTTTGCATACCTGGCAGGCAATCGTGTTCAGCACTAAGGCTGGCTAATTCACTACCAATAAAGGAAACATCATGGACAACGACGACATCATTTCTACCCTGAACGACCTGATAGAAACCAGCAAGGATGGCGAAAAAGGATTTAAAGTCTGCGCTGAAGATGCGAGTGGCCGCCATCCGCAACTTAAAGCCATGCTGGCCGAACGTGGGCGTGAATGCGCCCTGGCAGCATCTGAACTGCAGGAACTGGTACGCAATCAGGGTGGTGACCCGGAAACCGGCAGCAGCGTATCCGGTGCCTTGCACCGTGCCTGGACCAATATCCGTACCGCCATCACCGGCAAGGACGATGAAACAGTGCTCGACGAATGCGAACGCGGTGAAGATGTCGCCGTGAAAGCCTATCGCAAAGCCCTGGAAAAAGACTTGCCTGCTCACGTACGCCTGGTGGTAGAGCGCCAGTATCAGGGCGTTCTGCGCAATCATGACCTGATCAAAGCCCTGCGCAATCAGGTCAGGACTCATGCCTGAGAATGATATTGAACTCATGAGTCAATAAAGGGCCAGTAGCTTGCCCAGTATGCGAGGCAAGCCTGGCATGTTCAGATAAAACCGCTGTGGCGCAAGTCCGGCGGTTTTTTTCTTATGCGTTTGCCTGCGCTCAAGCAGACAGTACCTGGTTCACGCGAGCTGTAAAACAGTTATAATTCACGGCATGAAGAAGCTGTTCCGACTATTTTTGTTATGTGTGCTGATGCTGGCTGTCCCTATGCAGGCAGCCTTGGCCGCGTCCAGAATATGTTGTGTTACTCAGCACCAGCAAACTTCTGGCGAGCATCTGCATGCACATCATGCAGATGAATCAGCCCAACAAGCCCACAAAGCCCACCAAGCCACCATTGATCATGATGCCTCTGGCGAAGAGTGCTGTATCGCTGCCGCCATCCTGAATACACCGCTGCCCACGGCATCACTGCGTCCTACCTCAGAAAAGATCGATCTGTTTTTTTCATCCTACGCTGGCCACATCGGCGATTGTCCTGACAAGCCTCCAAGGTTCTGAATCCCAGTGATTGTATTTCCCCCTGAAATATTCAGGGCTTAATTATTCAGAGAGTAATCGTCATCGCTGCCTGCTTGCTGCGGCTGGTTATGCACGCGCATGCCATGCGCCATAATCCGCCATCATCTGCATTAGCGTGACATATCCATCATTGGACAAGGACAAGATTCATGAACACAATGCAATTAATAAACCGCACTGTATTTGCCGGCATGCTGCTGGCATCAGGTACATCCATCGCCATCGCATCCGGCACACACGCGGGTGGCCACGAGCACGAAGAGGCCACCATAGGCAAGCCTGGTAATGCTGCTGAAGTCAACCGTACCGTCACCATAGACATGAACGATGATATGCGTTTTAGCCCGGCCAGCCTGCAAGCCAGGCAAGGTGAAACCATACGCTTCGTCATCAGCAATTCTGGCAAGCTCAAACATGAGTTCGTGTTTGGCACAGAAAAAGAGCTCAGGCAACACTATGCGTTGATGAACAAAAATCCGGAAATGGAACACAGTGACCCCAATATGATCACCCTGGCAGCCGGGCAGAGCGGCGAAGTGCTATGGCAATTCAGCAAAGCAGGAAAGATAGATTTCGCCTGCCTGCAGCCCGGCCACTACGATGCGGGCATGAAAGGCAAAGTGCAGGTCAGTAAGGCAGGGACAGCCGCTGCAAGCACTGCCCCTTCACATCAACACCAATGACGGTAATGAGACTGTATTAATGAGGCTGTATATGAAATTGATCAACACATTCGCAGCAGCCATGCTGCTGGGCATGCATCTGCAAGCCGCGCATGCGCAAGAAATCAAGGCAGGCATTGCAGATAGTAGTGCACTTGCAAGCAGCATCAGCGAGGCATCCGAGGGCGAGGTCATCAAGCTCGACAAAAGCGCTGCCAAGATCACCCTCAGGCATGGGCCCATCAAAAATCTTGATATGCCTGGCATGAGCATGGTCTTCAAAATCAGGGATGTTGCCATGCTCGACAAACTGGCAATTGGTGATAAGGTCAGGTTCAGGGCAGAGAAAATCAATGGGGCAATCTATGTGACGGAGATTCAAACCATGCAGTAGTAAACGTCAATAGAAGAGATCAATAGTAGCCAACAATAGTAGCCAGAAATAATGGCCAAACCCGGGCTGATCAGGTCAGGAAAAACTTGCCTGATCAGCCTGACAAACACCAGGCAAGCCGGAGACGTACCAATGAAAAAAATCGCATTTCTATTATCGATGAGCCTTTTTAGCTCTGTTGCCTGCGCCAGCGAAGCAACAGATGCGCTAGATGCATTCCACGCAGCCCTTACCAGTGGTGACAAAGCCAGGGCTGCAGAATTACTGGCGACGGATGTCGCCATCTATGAATCTGGTTATGTAGAGCGTTCAAGAGCAGAGTACGCGGGCCATCACTTGCCAGAAGACATCGCGTTTGCCAAGACCGCCAGTCGCAAAGTCTTGCAAACCAGTGAACGCATGGAAGGCAAGCTTGCCATGATCTGGCAAGAAACCGAGACCACCGCAAAACACAAGGGCAAGAATATCCACATCTTCGGTACTGAAACCAGTTTGCTCGAAAAACAGGATGGGCAATGGCGCATAGTCCATGTGCACTGGTCTTCACGCAAATCTAAATAAGGTCTTGATGAAAGCCTGGATTTTTGCATCATCAAACTTTGACAAGTATCAAAGCTTGATTCCCGAATTGTCCTAGTCTGCTATCAGTGTCAATTGACGAATTGTGCGCCAGCGCACCGAAGTCGCCAGTGCTACATGTCACTATGACCATCAACAGGCAGAACAATAATCTCATGCGCTTGAATGCGCAGATGTGATCGTGGAGAACTCAAATGCGAAAATTAGGGCTGTTATTGTCAATGATGCTAATGCTGGTCTTGTCGGGCTGTGGCTATAACAGCTTTCAGAGCGGTGACGAACAGATCAAGTCCAGCTGGTCTGAAGTCTTGAATCAATACCAGCGCCGTGCTGATCTTGTGCCTAATCTGGTGAACACCGTCAAAGGCTTTGCTGCACAAGAGAAGGATGTGTTGCTTGGTGTTACCAACGCCCGCGCCAAGGTCGGCAGCATACAGGCCACGCCAGAACTGCTGGCCAATCCAGAGGCTTTTGCCAAGTTCCAGGCGGCGCAGGGGGAATTGTCCGGGGCCCTGTCCAGATTACTGGTTGTCACTGAGAATTACCCCCAACTCAAATCTGACGCCAACTTCCGCGACTTACAGGCCCAGCTTGAAGGTACAGAAAACCGCATTACCGTGGCGCGTAACCGCTATATCAAGGCTGTGCAAGAATACAATGTGCTGGTGCGCTCCTTCCCAAGTAATCTCACTGCCATGATGTTTGGTTACCAGGTCAAACCCAATTTCGCGGTAGAGAATGAAAAGGAAATCGCCAGGCCGCCTAAAGTAGATTTCACTTCGCCTGCACCGGCCAGTGCTGGCAGCGCAAAATGAGCATCATGCACAAGTCAGCAGCAGCCATCTTTGCATGTCTGCTGCTGTTTGTATTCAGTGCCTATGCGCAAATTGCTGTCCCGCCTATACAAAACCGCGTTACGGATCTGACTGCAACACTCAGCGCAGAGCAAAAAAACGCACTCGAACAAAGTCTGCAAGCCTTTGAAAACAGGAAAGGCAGCCAGGTTGCCGTATTGATTGTGCCAAGCACTGCACCAGAAAGCATAGAGCAGTATGCCCTGCGCGTAGCAGAGCAATGGAAGCTGGGACGCAAAAAGGTGGATGATGGCGTCATCCTGCTGGTGGCAAAAAATGACCGTGCAATGCGCATAGAAGTCGGCTATGGCCTTGAAGGTGCGCTCAATGACGCAACTGCCAAACGCATCATCGCCGAGACCATGACGCCGTATTTCAAGCAGGCTGATTATTACGCAGGTATCACAGCAGGTACAGACCAGATCATGCGTGTCATCGATGGTGAGCCTTTGCCTGCAAGAACGCGGGGTGGTGCCACAGAGCGTGGTGATTTTCAGCAATATGCCCCCATCTTATTCGTACTGGCCCTGGTTGTCGGCGGCGTCTTGCGCGCCATCTTTGGCCGTTTGCCTGGTGCCATCATCACCGGCGGTGTCGTCGGCGTAATCGCCTGGTTTGTGATCGGCGCTATGTCCATGGCCATATTCGCTGGTATCGTTGCCATGGTATTCAGCCTGTTCAGCGGCGTACTGGGAGCACGCGGCATTGGTGCCTATTACGGGGGATCAGGACGTGGCGGCTTTGGTGGTGGCAGCGGTGGTGGCTTTAGCGGCGGTGGTGGCGGCTTTGGCGGTGGCGGCGCATCGGGACGGTGGTGAGCATGAAAAAATTTAACTTCCCGCGCATTGCAAGAAATATGCTGAGTACCCATTCCCAGCTAAAACGCGTGTTCCCATCCAATAGCCTGGACGCCATAGAGCGCGCCATCAAACAGTGCGAAGCAAACCATACGGGCGAAATCCGCTTTGTCATAGAAACCGCGCTTGATTGCGCAGCCTTGTTTGCAGAGCAGACTACGCGTGAGCGTGCCATCGAGGTCTTTTCCAAAGTGGGTGTATGGGACACCGAGCATAATAACGGCGTGTTGATCTATGTACTGCTGGCTGACCGCGAGGTAGAAATCATTGCTGACCGTGGCATTTACCGCAAAACGGGTATCGATGCCTGGAGCCAGATTTGTCATCAGATAGAGGAAGCCTTTAAGCAAGGCCTTTTTGAAGAAGGCGTCATCCAGGGTATACGTGCTGTGGGCCAGCACCTGAGCACGCATTATCCCGCAAGCGGCCAAAAGATAAACGAATTGCCCGACAAACCGGTCTTGTTATAAAGGCCTTGCAGGTGCCATGTCAATGCCAATTCGTGAGCAAGCCGGGCAAATGCCGCATGTCATCAAAAACCACATGCGCACCCGCATCACGTAAGCGCTGTGCAGGTGTCAGGGCGGCATAGCCCAGCACGGTCATGCCTGCGGCCACTGCCGCACGCACGCCAGTCGGCGTATCTTCTACGACTACGCAATCAACAGGGGCAAAGCCCATTGTTGCTGCTGCATGCAAAAATACATCGGGCGCGGGTTTGGGTGACTTTACATCCGTCACGCTAAAAATGCGGCCCTCAAATTTTGACCACAAGCCGGTTACACCCAGGGTCGTGCGCATCTTCTCATGGTCACCGCTGGACGCCACACAATACGGCAAGCTCAGTTGCGCCAATACTTCTGGTATGCCGGGTACGGCCTCCAGCTTGCTCTCCAGCACTGCCCTGGTGCGTACACGGTAATCTGCCAGAAAACCTTCTGGCGGCTGCCTGCCCAGCATGGTCGTGATCTTGACCATGCATTGTTCCATGGAGTGTCCGACAAATTGCTCGAACATGTCTTCCAGTTGCAAGGGCAAGCCCAGCTCATTGAGCATTTTCACAAAAACTTCATTGGTAATGCGTTCACTATCGACCAGTACACCATCGCAGTCGAAAATCACGAGTTGATAGGGGGAATTCATTTATTTTAATCAGGTGATCAGGTAAAAAACAGCGCCGCTTCGACGGTGTAGCTATAGTAGAAGTTCCTGGCGCAAGTTTATCCCTTATGCCGTGCGGTTGGCAGCGAAGT
It encodes the following:
- a CDS encoding plastocyanin/azurin family copper-binding protein, which translates into the protein MQLINRTVFAGMLLASGTSIAIASGTHAGGHEHEEATIGKPGNAAEVNRTVTIDMNDDMRFSPASLQARQGETIRFVISNSGKLKHEFVFGTEKELRQHYALMNKNPEMEHSDPNMITLAAGQSGEVLWQFSKAGKIDFACLQPGHYDAGMKGKVQVSKAGTAAASTAPSHQHQ
- a CDS encoding HAD family phosphatase, with product MNSPYQLVIFDCDGVLVDSERITNEVFVKMLNELGLPLQLEDMFEQFVGHSMEQCMVKITTMLGRQPPEGFLADYRVRTRAVLESKLEAVPGIPEVLAQLSLPYCVASSGDHEKMRTTLGVTGLWSKFEGRIFSVTDVKSPKPAPDVFLHAAATMGFAPVDCVVVEDTPTGVRAAVAAGMTVLGYAALTPAQRLRDAGAHVVFDDMRHLPGLLTNWH
- a CDS encoding TPM domain-containing protein; protein product: MKKFNFPRIARNMLSTHSQLKRVFPSNSLDAIERAIKQCEANHTGEIRFVIETALDCAALFAEQTTRERAIEVFSKVGVWDTEHNNGVLIYVLLADREVEIIADRGIYRKTGIDAWSQICHQIEEAFKQGLFEEGVIQGIRAVGQHLSTHYPASGQKINELPDKPVLL
- a CDS encoding response regulator, whose protein sequence is MDDKKKLKVFLIEDAQRIRSVLIEVLQQAENIEVIGFAESEQEALYQLRSIEWDVAIVDIGLREGSGLAVLSGLKSDGRQYGSRLVFTSNPSNALKTRTMSLGAEAFFDKSREMDSLVGHIQALAH
- a CDS encoding DUF4440 domain-containing protein: MKKIAFLLSMSLFSSVACASEATDALDAFHAALTSGDKARAAELLATDVAIYESGYVERSRAEYAGHHLPEDIAFAKTASRKVLQTSERMEGKLAMIWQETETTAKHKGKNIHIFGTETSLLEKQDGQWRIVHVHWSSRKSK
- a CDS encoding Crp/Fnr family transcriptional regulator → MQNDILAALPEDELAFLLPHLELVHLPFDKELYEYGAKLSHVYFPTTAVVALLYVLADGDVTEIGVTGHEGLLGISAVMGERALGTAMVQCAGDAYKLKASVLKEAYARGGKLQQILMRYTQALFAQMAQNSVCGRHYSIDQQLSRWLLDRLDRLHCNEIKVTQEMIANMLGVRRESVTEAAGKLQHEGLIQYKRGNITMLDREGLEMHAGECYRVSKQEFDQILSTAMAR
- a CDS encoding copper-binding protein, producing MKLINTFAAAMLLGMHLQAAHAQEIKAGIADSSALASSISEASEGEVIKLDKSAAKITLRHGPIKNLDMPGMSMVFKIRDVAMLDKLAIGDKVRFRAEKINGAIYVTEIQTMQ
- a CDS encoding LemA family protein, which produces MRKLGLLLSMMLMLVLSGCGYNSFQSGDEQIKSSWSEVLNQYQRRADLVPNLVNTVKGFAAQEKDVLLGVTNARAKVGSIQATPELLANPEAFAKFQAAQGELSGALSRLLVVTENYPQLKSDANFRDLQAQLEGTENRITVARNRYIKAVQEYNVLVRSFPSNLTAMMFGYQVKPNFAVENEKEIARPPKVDFTSPAPASAGSAK
- a CDS encoding YgcG family protein, whose translation is MSIMHKSAAAIFACLLLFVFSAYAQIAVPPIQNRVTDLTATLSAEQKNALEQSLQAFENRKGSQVAVLIVPSTAPESIEQYALRVAEQWKLGRKKVDDGVILLVAKNDRAMRIEVGYGLEGALNDATAKRIIAETMTPYFKQADYYAGITAGTDQIMRVIDGEPLPARTRGGATERGDFQQYAPILFVLALVVGGVLRAIFGRLPGAIITGGVVGVIAWFVIGAMSMAIFAGIVAMVFSLFSGVLGARGIGAYYGGSGRGGFGGGSGGGFSGGGGGFGGGGASGRW
- a CDS encoding CHASE3 domain-containing protein yields the protein MKKNASTSIPLYITFLFVTCLFVLIGNAYSAYQNMEKLKFNNDWVEHNWSVKDKLKNINLLIMDSESSLRGYFMSGNEVYLRPWEIARTKLESDFKELERLLQDNPAQIKNLAELRRLYNSKTKIFESAMSTYREFGLTGIVEISKVGDGRDVMDEIRLLDIIMEKEENEVLASRRQKFYKDYKDALFFGTATNSIALLVLILFYRLIYRSFYKQRGIENALKIANDNLESTVLKRTEQLSVLSHHLLNVSEKEKAKLARELHDEMGSNLTAISMDISVVTEKLKDKEPELARQLQRTKRALLDTVDLKRRIIEDLRPSMLDNLGLSASIQHYCEEATAMAGLSYVTDITEDFDTIDPAWSIALFRITQESLNNVIKYAQATEVKISLKRTDKGLWLQVLDNGIGIQKEAFTKPKSHGILGMRERALLLGGSFSVKPGEKNIGTVVEAFIPFKA
- a CDS encoding response regulator transcription factor — protein: MIRIAVCDDHQIVRAGFKQIFSEVSDFEVVAEATTGREALEIARKEACDVMLLDISMPDQSGIDTLRTIKQGQPDLPILILSGYPAQQYAVNLLKMGANGYLNKECDADELIKAVRTVSTGRRYVSADVGEILAQGFDHDAETALHTDLSDREFQVFLRLAKGESVSDIALTLSLSVKTISTYRTRVMEKMNLQSNCDLTYYAMKNNLLE
- a CDS encoding PA2169 family four-helix-bundle protein, producing MDNDDIISTLNDLIETSKDGEKGFKVCAEDASGRHPQLKAMLAERGRECALAASELQELVRNQGGDPETGSSVSGALHRAWTNIRTAITGKDDETVLDECERGEDVAVKAYRKALEKDLPAHVRLVVERQYQGVLRNHDLIKALRNQVRTHA